A part of Drosophila bipectinata strain 14024-0381.07 chromosome 3L, DbipHiC1v2, whole genome shotgun sequence genomic DNA contains:
- the LOC138926275 gene encoding uncharacterized protein: MGDAVNHKISEDKKAKDVGVFQGRSSKLDEEDQIPFHGSALSEKALQRQRKLVFLEICICEYIVRSHVHYKVKSFYSKSMLTVAIKLTYMLEIESFFPDMELIDAMLMKFTKGVVPVKTRKIPASLDLRDIVAYCGNHGQIAVLEKDPESSGNDVVVIEIINDNTPPVFKFGEAPEPSTTSKPNKKRPIKECTVEPEMSAILSNKDALRRLKPLKKFALAEENHPAFKLLTQLDKIFAKPGKNDK, from the coding sequence ATGGGAGACGCTGTGAACCATAAAATATCCGAAGATAAAAAAGCCAAAGATGTTGGAGTCTTTCAAGGACGTAGTTCCAAATTAGACGAGGAGGATCAAATTCCATTCCATGGATCTGCCTTGTCCGAAAAGGCTCTGCAGCGTCAGAGAAAGCTTGTTTTTCTTGAAATATGCATTTGCGAGTACATTGTTCGTTCGCATGTTCATTATAAAGTAAAGTCCTTTTATTCAAAAAGTATGCTTACTGTGGCCATAAAGTTGACGTATATGCTGGAGATCGAGAGCTTCTTTCCGGATATGGAGTTGATAGATGCCATGTTGATGAAGTTCACCAAGGGCGTGGTTCCAGTGAAGACCCGCAAGATTCCCGCCTCTCTGGATCTTCGCGATATAGTCGCCTATTGTGGAAACCACGGGCAAATAGCGGTTCTTGAGAAGGATCCCGAATCTTCTGGCAATGATGTCGTGGTTATCGAAATCATCAATGATAATACGCCGCCTGTATTCAAATTTGGCGAGGCACCTGAACCCAGTACTACATCGAAACCAAATAAGAAACGACCCATTAAGGAATGTACCGTCGAACCCGAAATGTCAGCCATTCTCTCTAATAAGGATGCGTTGCGTCGTCTTAAGCCGTTGAAGAAGTTCGCTTTAGCGGAAGAAAACCATCCTGCTTTCAAACTGCTCACGCAGCTTGACAAGATCTTTGCCAAACCTGGAAAGAatgataaataa
- the LOC108127794 gene encoding uncharacterized protein isoform X1 → MLIFSGKMTEKFETLIFAKNFKCQLQCVICKMVFLGNRKFNRVRHIRLCHRDIVNGLIPDHKAFLQQFYSDDAEEILQYIVHNVEEIYIQENKIILTEDLNSKGEIKESYAASLAIAKHCKPLCDGPFIIKDSKGPPEKGASKSASPSDSNRVRNILTLEERVAVISQYDIAPMYSKIAKNFNCSWEQIKNIVANRDSILKFHEAATKLKSKPIEDVTLRRNKLNFLGNCLYEYIQRAQYYLNTEITEEFLRNKALEFRSLFKLEGFVPNKSWLNHFKAKYNISLSNRQIALNRRPPRSLNLKDIMSYCSRNKFVLPSTLLQTPNSSSEASSSVSDRPLYRTKTLMEASSQNQATCDEVLTQRRRKINFLEKCLYEYTERWEVHKQGGRIDIDNLRTVAINLKDILKIENFIPDKMWLNHFKSHYGFSFSVGVQPTNRVRLSLDLWDIVSYCSRYDAPRLTVAIKNSEAPIPSEDTEKGNNFCKDAEEGNNFCEDAEEENNLCENAEDENNFSEDSEEGNNFCEDAEGHKETDKDYDDSVTVEIKEEFIDIKDEDDGWMEDDNQISAQAAKRNMEDNIAPCPLKIQKIQSLHEIDSIEKEFPSAPSPGHYSETSDEAHLPTCVENYKDALRLLKPLEEFVLMEENYRAIGLITQLEQIFESMAKKENR, encoded by the exons ATGCTTATATTTAGCGGAAAAATGACGGAGAAGTTTGAGACCCTTATCTTtgcaaaaaactttaaatgccAATTGCAGTGCGTAATTTGCAAAATGGTTTTTCTTGGTAACAGAAAATTCAATCGTGTGCGACACATCCGATTATGCCATAGGGATATCGTGAATGGATTGATTCCAGACCACAAAGCCTTTCTTCAACAATTTTACAGCGATGATGCTGAAGAAATCCTTCAATATATAGTACATAATGTTGAAGAAATTTACATacaggaaaataaaattattttaactgAGGACTTAAATAGTAAAGGGGAAATAAAAGAATCGTATGCAGCCAGCTTAGCTATTGCCAAACATTGTAAGCCCCTATGCGATGGCCCTTTTATTATAAAG GATAGTAAGGGCCCGCCCGAAAAAGGCGCATCGAAATCCGCCTCCCCCTCCGACTCCAATCGTGTACGTAATATACTTACCCTTGAGGAGCGTGTAGCTGTCATCAGTCAATATGATATTGCTCCCATGTACAGCAAGATTGCTAAAAACTTCAACTGCAGCTGGGagcagataaaaaatatagtaGCCAACCGTGACTCCATATTGAAGTTTCATGAGGCGGCGACTAAGTTGAAATCGAAGCCTATCGAAGATGTCACCCTCCGAAGAAATAAGTTGAATTTTCTGGGCAACTGCTTATATGAATATATCCAAAGAGCTCAGTACTATCTGAACACCGAAATCACTGAAGAATTTCTTCGCAACAAGGCCCTAGAATTCCGCTCTCTCTTCAAGCTGGAGGGATTCGTGCCGAACAAATCTTGGCTGAATCACTTCAAAGCCAAGTATAATATTTCTCTCTCCAATCGGCAAATTGCGTTGAACCGGCGGCCACCGCGATCGCTGAATCTCAAAGATATAATGTCTTACTGTAGTCGCAATAAATTCGTTCTTCCAAGCACATTGCTTCAAACTCCAAATTCCTCATCTGAAGCTTCATCATCGGTAAGCGATCGGCCATTATACCGCACCAAAACCCTAATGGAAGCCTCTAGTCAAAATCAGGCCACCTGTGATGAAGTCCTGACGCAAAGGAGGCGGAAGATTAATTTTCTCGAAAAGTGCCTCTACGAGTACACAGAAAGGTGGGAGGTTCATAAACAGGGAGGAAGGATCGACATCGACAACTTACGGACCGTGGCCATTAATTTGAAGGATATCCTTAAGATTGAAAACTTCATTCCGGACAAAATGTGGTTAAACCACTTTAAGAGCCACTATGGTTTCAGTTTCTCTGTCGGTGTACAACCGACTAATCGAGTGCGCTTGTCCCTGGATCTCTGGGATATAGTCAGCTACTGTAGCAGATACGATGCGCCAAGGCTAACTGTAGCCATTAAGAATTCGGAAGCTCCAATCCCATCTGAGGATACAGAAAAAGGAAACAACTTCTGTAAGGATGCAGAAGAAGGAAACAACTTCTGTGAGGATGCAGAAGAAGAAAACAACCTCTGTGAGAATGCAGAAGATGAAAACAACTTCAGTGAGGATTCAGAAGAAGGAAACAACTTCTGTGAGGATGCAGAAGGACACAAGGAAACAGATAAAGATTATGATGACTCCGTGACGGTGGAGATAAAAGAGGAATTTATAGATATCAAAGACGAGGATGACGGTTGGATGGAGGACGACAACCAGATCTCAGCACAAGCCGCCAAGCGAAATATGGAAGATAATATTGCTCCCTGTCCCTTAAAGATACAAAAGATTCAGTCACTTCATGAAATTGATTCAATTGAAAAAGAATTCCCATCAGCCCCCAGTCCCGGTCACTATTCCGAAACTAGTGACGAGGCCCACCTACCAACCTGCGTCGAGAACTACAAAGATGCACTTCGTCTACTGAAGCCTTTGGAGGAATTCGTTCTGATGGAAGAAAATTATCGCGCCATCGGTCTAATCACACAGTTGGAACAAATATTCGAGTCTAtggcaaaaaaagaaaacagatga
- the LOC108127794 gene encoding uncharacterized protein isoform X2, giving the protein MSKSSIERVRKLRAKKREVIPQLPPNVTLKTLKDPSTNIHNTNEDSKGPPEKGASKSASPSDSNRVRNILTLEERVAVISQYDIAPMYSKIAKNFNCSWEQIKNIVANRDSILKFHEAATKLKSKPIEDVTLRRNKLNFLGNCLYEYIQRAQYYLNTEITEEFLRNKALEFRSLFKLEGFVPNKSWLNHFKAKYNISLSNRQIALNRRPPRSLNLKDIMSYCSRNKFVLPSTLLQTPNSSSEASSSVSDRPLYRTKTLMEASSQNQATCDEVLTQRRRKINFLEKCLYEYTERWEVHKQGGRIDIDNLRTVAINLKDILKIENFIPDKMWLNHFKSHYGFSFSVGVQPTNRVRLSLDLWDIVSYCSRYDAPRLTVAIKNSEAPIPSEDTEKGNNFCKDAEEGNNFCEDAEEENNLCENAEDENNFSEDSEEGNNFCEDAEGHKETDKDYDDSVTVEIKEEFIDIKDEDDGWMEDDNQISAQAAKRNMEDNIAPCPLKIQKIQSLHEIDSIEKEFPSAPSPGHYSETSDEAHLPTCVENYKDALRLLKPLEEFVLMEENYRAIGLITQLEQIFESMAKKENR; this is encoded by the exons ATGTCGAAATCAAGTATTGAACGTGTCCGGAAGTTAAGAGCAAAGAAAAGAGAAGTCATCCCACAATTGCCTCCAAATGTGACTTTGAAGACGCTTAAGGATCCCAGTACAAATATCCATAACACAAACGAG GATAGTAAGGGCCCGCCCGAAAAAGGCGCATCGAAATCCGCCTCCCCCTCCGACTCCAATCGTGTACGTAATATACTTACCCTTGAGGAGCGTGTAGCTGTCATCAGTCAATATGATATTGCTCCCATGTACAGCAAGATTGCTAAAAACTTCAACTGCAGCTGGGagcagataaaaaatatagtaGCCAACCGTGACTCCATATTGAAGTTTCATGAGGCGGCGACTAAGTTGAAATCGAAGCCTATCGAAGATGTCACCCTCCGAAGAAATAAGTTGAATTTTCTGGGCAACTGCTTATATGAATATATCCAAAGAGCTCAGTACTATCTGAACACCGAAATCACTGAAGAATTTCTTCGCAACAAGGCCCTAGAATTCCGCTCTCTCTTCAAGCTGGAGGGATTCGTGCCGAACAAATCTTGGCTGAATCACTTCAAAGCCAAGTATAATATTTCTCTCTCCAATCGGCAAATTGCGTTGAACCGGCGGCCACCGCGATCGCTGAATCTCAAAGATATAATGTCTTACTGTAGTCGCAATAAATTCGTTCTTCCAAGCACATTGCTTCAAACTCCAAATTCCTCATCTGAAGCTTCATCATCGGTAAGCGATCGGCCATTATACCGCACCAAAACCCTAATGGAAGCCTCTAGTCAAAATCAGGCCACCTGTGATGAAGTCCTGACGCAAAGGAGGCGGAAGATTAATTTTCTCGAAAAGTGCCTCTACGAGTACACAGAAAGGTGGGAGGTTCATAAACAGGGAGGAAGGATCGACATCGACAACTTACGGACCGTGGCCATTAATTTGAAGGATATCCTTAAGATTGAAAACTTCATTCCGGACAAAATGTGGTTAAACCACTTTAAGAGCCACTATGGTTTCAGTTTCTCTGTCGGTGTACAACCGACTAATCGAGTGCGCTTGTCCCTGGATCTCTGGGATATAGTCAGCTACTGTAGCAGATACGATGCGCCAAGGCTAACTGTAGCCATTAAGAATTCGGAAGCTCCAATCCCATCTGAGGATACAGAAAAAGGAAACAACTTCTGTAAGGATGCAGAAGAAGGAAACAACTTCTGTGAGGATGCAGAAGAAGAAAACAACCTCTGTGAGAATGCAGAAGATGAAAACAACTTCAGTGAGGATTCAGAAGAAGGAAACAACTTCTGTGAGGATGCAGAAGGACACAAGGAAACAGATAAAGATTATGATGACTCCGTGACGGTGGAGATAAAAGAGGAATTTATAGATATCAAAGACGAGGATGACGGTTGGATGGAGGACGACAACCAGATCTCAGCACAAGCCGCCAAGCGAAATATGGAAGATAATATTGCTCCCTGTCCCTTAAAGATACAAAAGATTCAGTCACTTCATGAAATTGATTCAATTGAAAAAGAATTCCCATCAGCCCCCAGTCCCGGTCACTATTCCGAAACTAGTGACGAGGCCCACCTACCAACCTGCGTCGAGAACTACAAAGATGCACTTCGTCTACTGAAGCCTTTGGAGGAATTCGTTCTGATGGAAGAAAATTATCGCGCCATCGGTCTAATCACACAGTTGGAACAAATATTCGAGTCTAtggcaaaaaaagaaaacagatga
- the LOC108127795 gene encoding uncharacterized protein, whose translation MKGKISDCKMDFKQTKEDRKWTDDNTFLMLSLYSERKNKFRKGKKNKWIWEEIANELKHHGMDIDTVQLDRKFRNLKKTYEYVQKRQKGNKRPHDVKWRFYNEMEGLLQVDPEAEEEENEESESSYSHLPSMECSKEEPMSPPPPIRIRLAPQRKPQRLNRTFPDESLCQEEEGQSCRDEISIDTREEALRHLRALQEYAMIQDNFRAIGLLMQAEQAIEYPPSSKDFEA comes from the exons ATGAAAGGAAAAATTTCGGATTGCAAAATGGATTTTAAAC AAACAAAGGAAGACAGAAAGTGGACGGACGACAACACTTTTCTGATGTTGTCGCTATATTCTGAAAGAAAGAACAAGTTTCGGAAgggtaaaaaaaacaaatggaTATGGGAGGAAATCGCCAACGAACTGAAGCACCATGGAATGGATATCGACACCGTGCAACTGGATCGAAAATTTAGAAACCTTAAGAAAACCTATGAATACGTTCAGAAAAGGCAGAAAGGGAACAAAAGACCGCATGATGTAAAATGGCGATTCTACAACGAGATGGAGGGCCTGCTGCAGGTTGACCCAGAAGCTGAGGAAGAGGAGAATGAGGAATCGGAGTCGTCCTATAGTCATTTGCCTAGCATGGAATGCTCTAAAGAAGAGCCCATGAGCCCCCCTCCACCTATACGCATACGTCTAGCTCCTCAAAGAAAACCCCAACGTCTCAATAGAACGTTTCCGGATGAATCGCTttgccaagaagaagaaggtcAATCTTGCAGAGATGAGATATCCATCGACACGCGAGAAGAGGCCTTGAGACACTTGCGGGCACTTCAGGAATACGCCATGATCCAGGATAACTTCCGGGCCATTGGGCTTCTAATGCAGGCAGAACAGGCCATCGAGTACCCGCCTAGCAGTAAAGATTTTGAAGCATAG